One Leifsonia shinshuensis DNA window includes the following coding sequences:
- the ruvC gene encoding crossover junction endodeoxyribonuclease RuvC, translating into MRVLGIDPGLTRCGVGVVDVRPDRKAALVEVTVIRTPADMPLEQRLLAVGTGIDELLDAHRPDVVAIERVFAQHNLRTVMGVAQVSGVALHAAARRGLRVALHTPSEVKAAITGYGSADKKQVQAMVARILGLAEAPKPADAADALAIAICHAWRGAPAADGGAAGAGSPATGQTPAQAAWLAAERSARTSAVPRRLAR; encoded by the coding sequence ATCCGGGTGCTCGGCATCGACCCGGGTCTGACGCGGTGCGGCGTGGGCGTCGTGGACGTCCGTCCCGACCGCAAGGCCGCCCTCGTGGAGGTCACCGTCATCCGCACGCCCGCCGACATGCCGCTCGAGCAGCGGCTGTTGGCGGTCGGCACCGGTATCGACGAGCTGCTCGACGCCCACCGCCCGGACGTCGTGGCGATCGAGCGCGTCTTCGCGCAGCACAACCTCCGCACCGTGATGGGCGTCGCCCAGGTGAGTGGGGTCGCCCTGCACGCGGCCGCCCGCCGCGGCCTCCGCGTCGCCCTGCACACGCCGAGCGAGGTGAAGGCCGCGATCACCGGATACGGCTCGGCGGACAAGAAGCAGGTCCAGGCGATGGTCGCTCGAATCCTCGGCCTCGCCGAGGCGCCGAAGCCGGCGGACGCCGCGGACGCCCTCGCGATCGCGATCTGCCACGCCTGGCGCGGCGCGCCGGCGGCCGACGGGGGAGCCGCGGGAGCGGGTTCGCCGGCCACCGGCCAGACCCCGGCGCAGGCCGCGTGGCTCGCCGCCGAGCGCTCCGCCCGGACGTCGGCCGTTCCCCGTAGGCTGGCCAGGTGA